One Antennarius striatus isolate MH-2024 chromosome 17, ASM4005453v1, whole genome shotgun sequence genomic window carries:
- the ptpn21 gene encoding tyrosine-protein phosphatase non-receptor type 21 isoform X3, with product MLQSVKDWIQDERVLEEATQKVALLYQSFRGLSAPEAEMLYMQEVEKMEGYGQESYQAKDSTGTDVALGSCLDGIFAKHKNGRPLILFRWNEINNMSHNRSFFALELANREESVQFQTEDMETSKYVCRMCLARLKFYKINRSSLEECEPLPSEVSQKSLLTLSFPRFPMLSRPSFPSNKGQTQPTVVNPVRRRSSTRISLPKPQAYMMPPPQMHYNGHFTEPYTSQDNLYMNSQNGYYYHSQTSLDCSPLEYSSGGRLRNGSVYSAHSTSSLTNPQHYLQPSPMSSNPSITSDITRPDYVPSHRHSALIPPSYRSTPDYETVMRQKTRGVGGGMVLSQEHRQSHSMRNLNIGNSYVYSRPDPLVYSQPEIRGEHGGVAQHHHYPFQLGSSFHSPSPYPHPTERRPVVGAVSVPELTNVQLQQAQEYPAPNIMRTQVYRPPPPYPYAHPRPANSTPDLSRHLYVSSSNPDLIITRRVHHSVQTFQEDSLPVAHSLQEVSEPLFSGPPQRHPYSAQKRNSIEIAGLAQSLEGMRVKERTVSSSAVETATPPPVLRGAPTQGSQLNVFLERTKTEDRGDVDDVRYGHKKSLSDATMLVHSSGEEEEFEDDGGRHTPLSQDALAAIVPDQPPQPHHSLTSLSSLTHQQQTPIELPPAYPTSPSLDPSISTSIAYKVHPLIQEGEPVYRMHDLRQPRIMPSVSEGDMSGQAKQKTKKDLKKRPVSEMPPGKKMIEGLPPPGMKKGARAEVKKMGPLKVAHLNGLSVARQPVQDDIKNEPERASNDERCKLLEQHIERGELLKEYEGIPRRHPAAECTVAQMPESGDKNRFQDVLPYDNTRVELVPTKENNTGYINASHIKLTAGGHEWNYIATQGPLTNTCQDFWQMVWEQGVSIIAMVTAEEERGREKSFRYWPRLGSRHNTVTYGRFKITTRFRTESGCYATTGLRIKHLLSGQERTIWHLQYTDWPDHGTPDDFKGFLTYLEEIQSVRRHTNSISDPKNTNLPVLVHCSAGVGRTGVVILSEILIACIDHNETLDIPKTLMKLRSQRMMMVQTFAQYSFIYKVLIQYLRNSRLI from the exons ATGCTGCAGTCTGTCAAG GACTGGATTCAGGATGAGCGAGTGCTTGAAGAAGCCACTCAGAAAGTGGCTCTTCTTTACCAGTCCTTCAG ggGGTTGTCAGCTCCGGAGGCAGAGATGTTGTACATgcaggaggtggagaaaatGGAAGGTTATGGCCAGGAAAGCTATCAAGCCAAG GACAGTACAGGCACAGATGTTGCACTGGGATCCTGTCTGGATGGCATCTTTGCCAAACATAAAAATGGCAGGCCACTTATTCTATTTAG GTGGAACGAAATTAACAACATGAGTCACAACAGATCCTTCTTTGCTCTGGAGCTGGccaacagagaagagagtgtTCAGTTCCAGACT GAAGACATGGAAACCTCCAAATATGTGTGTCGGATGTGTCTGGCAAGACTCAAGTTTTATAAGATTAACAGAAGTAGCCT aGAGGAGTGTGAACCCCTGCCTTCTGAGGTCTCCCAGAAGTCACTTCTCACTCTATCCTTTCCTCGCTTTCCAATGCTCTCTCGTCCCTCTTTTCCTTCTAATAAGGG CCAAACTCAGCCCACCGTTGTCAACCCAGTCAGACGGAGGTCCTCCACCAGGATATCTCTG CCAAAGCCTCAGGCCTACATGATGCCCCCTCCACAAATGCACTACAATGGCCATTTCACGGAGCCTTACACATCACAAG ACAACCTGTACATGAACAGTCAGAACGGTTATTACTACCACTCTCAGACCAGTCTGGACTGCTCTCCCCTGGAATACAGCAGCGGAGGGCGGTTACGTAACGGTAGTGTGTACAGCGCCCACAGCACCAGCTCTCTGACCAATCCCCAGCACTACCTGCAACCCTCGCCAATGTCCTCCAACCCCTCCATCACCAGCGACATCACCAGGCCGGACTACGTCCCCTCACATCGCCACAGTGCTCTCATCCCACCTTCCTACCGCTCCACCCCTGATTATGAGACGGTGATGCGTCAGAAGACTCGAGGAGTGGGGGGAGGAATGGTTTTGTCTCAGGAGCACAGGCAGAGCCACTCCATGCGAAACCTGAACATCGGAAACTCTTACGTCTACAGCCGACCCGATCCTCTGGTTTACAGTCAACCAGAAATCAGAGGGGAGCACGGCGGGGTGGCTCAACATCACCATTATCCCTTCCAGCTGGGTTCCAGCTTCCACAGCCCCTCTCCATACCCCCACCCCACAGAGAGGAGGCCCGTAGTGGGAGCAGTGAGTGTCCCCGAGCTCACTAATGTCCAGTTACAACAGGCACAGGAATACCCAGCCCCTAATATTATGAGAACACAAGTGTACCGACCCCCGCCCCCCTACCCATACGCCCATCCACGACCTGCCAACAGCACGCCGGACCTGTCGCGACACCTGTACGTCAGCAGCAGCAACCCAGACCTGATCATCACCAGGCGTGTTCACCACTCGGTCCAAACTTTCCAGGAGGACAGCTTGCCTGTTGCCCACTCTTTACAGGAGGTGTCCGAGCCCCTTTTCAGTGGACCCCCACAGAGACATCCATACAGCGCTCAGAAGCGGAACTCCATTGAGATAGCCGGACTGGCCCAAAGTCTTGAAGGGATGAGGGTCAAAGAGCGGACCGTGTCTTCTTCAGCAGTTGAAACTGCCACGCCTCCCCCCGTCCTGCGTGGGGCCCCCACTCAGGGCTCCCAGCTCAACGTGTTTCTGGAGCGCACGAAGACAGAAGATCGGGGTGACGTTGATGACGTACGTTACGGACACAAAAAGTCTCTCTCAGATGCCACCATGCTGGTTCACAGTAGTGGGGAAGAAGAGGAGTTTGAAGACGATGGAGGACGACACACCCCCCTTTCTCAGGATGCATTAGCAGCTATTGTTCCTGATCAACCCCCACAACCCCACCACAGTCTGACATCGCTGTCGTCTCTGACGCATCAACAGCAGACTCCTATTGAGCTGCCTCCTGCGTATCCCACAAGTCCCTCCTTGGACCCCTCTATAAGCACCTCCATAGCTTATAAGGTTCACCCACTGATCCAGGAGGGCGAGCCTGTATATCGAATGCACGATTTACGGCAGCCCAGGATTATGCCATCGGTCTCTGAGGGCGACATGAGTGGCCAAGCCAAGCAGAAAACCAAGAAAGACCTCAAGAAGAGGCCCGTTTCCGAGATGCCTCCTGGGAAGAAAATGATAGAAGGCTTGCCTCCACCG GGCATGAAGAAAGGAGCCAGAGCAGAGGTGAAGAAAATGGGCCCTCTGAAGGTGGCCCATCTCAACGGCCTGTCGGTAGCCAGGCAGCCAGTGCAGGACGACATCAAGAACGAGCCTGAGAGAGCCTCTAATGACGAGCGG tgcAAGTTGCTGGAGCAGCATATTGAGCGAGGGGAGCTTTTAAAAGAATACGAGGGCATCCCGAGGCGGCATCCAGCAGCGGAATGTACCGTCGCGCAAATGCCGGAGAGCGGAGACAAAAACCGCTTCCAGGACGTCCTGCCGTATGATAACACCCGTGTGGAGCTGGTGCCCACTAAAGAGAACAACACAGGATACATCAATGCATCGCATATCAAA TTAACTGCAGGTGGACATGAGTGGAACTACATCGCTACCCAGGGGCCCCTCACCAACACGTGTCAGGacttctggcagatggtgtggGAACAGGGCGTCTCCATCATTGCCATGGTGACAGCAGAAGAg GAGCGCGGCCGAGAGAAGAGCTTCCGTTACTGGCCTCGCCTCGGCTCGCGACACAATACCGTAACGTACGGTCGCTTCAAGATCACAACACGGTTCCGAACGGAGTCCGGCTGCTACGCCACCACAGGGCTAAGGATCAAACACCTCCTGTCAGGCCAAGAGAGGACTATCTGGCACCTGCAGTACACAGACTGGCCCGACCACGGCACTCCTGATGACTTCAAAGGGTTCCTCA cCTACCTGGAGGAGATTCAGTCAGTaaggagacacacaaacagcatcagTGACCCAAAGAACACCAACCTACCTGTGCTGGTCCACTGCAGTGCTGGAGTGGGACGGACTGGAGTAGTTATCCTGTCTGAGATCCTGATAGCCTGCATCGACCACAACGAG ACGCTGGATATACCAAAGACTCTAATGAAACTACGTTctcagaggatgatgatggttcAAACCTTTGCCCAGTACAGCTTCATCTACAAGGTTCTCATCCAGTACCTCCGAAACTCCAGGCTTATATGA
- the fam98b gene encoding protein FAM98B isoform X1 — MMHKSVQNNPVQQCTYNVDEPLRYDGPLLEEKALLRAAEGGLSSVEFVNLCRWLASRLNPLCGLEESISSGPDNIDSLQVEMSGLLKELHCPHEETVSGILKGSLSNPEDCLKFALFLCSELQAAQILRSTQLFDKSQNENQVFRDLQLMCETLSLPEPGGQDAAGVFCQVQEKVENIVKGLPSGSFGNPVLSKSLSGQQWRKLHSINSDLSSEYECRRRMLIKRLDVTVQSFGWSDRAKVRVDSMAREYQPRRHSLRPQSTVDMAELLAAREDICNVVKTSSGSMREKTSCAVNKVLMGRVPDRGGRPSEMHAPAPEMPPWQERKEGKGGGWDGRGGNRGRRSEGWRGGGWNQGGRGGYGGYRGNGRRY; from the exons ATGATGCATAAGAGCGTTCAGAATAATCCAGTACAACAGTGTACATATAATGTAGATGAGCCGTTACG CTATGACGGccctctgctggaggagaaggcGCTGCTCAGAGCTGCTGAGGGAGGCCTGTCTTCTGTGGAGTTCGTAAACCTGTGCAGGTGGCTGGCATCCCGTTTAAACCCACTGTGTGGTCTGGAAGAGAGCATTTCTTCAGGACCAG ACAACATAGACAGTCTTCAGGTGGAGATGAGTGGTTTGCTGAAGGAGTTGCACTGTCCTCATGAAGAAACTGTGTCAGGGATTCTCAAGGGCAGCTTGTCAAATCCAGAAGACTGCCTCAAGTTTGCCT TGTTTTTATGCTCTGAGCTCCAAGCAGCTCAGATTCTTAGGAGCACGCAGCTCTTTGATAAATCCCAAAATGAGAATCAAGTGTTTCGGGATCTCCAGTTGATGTGTGAAACACTGAGCTTACCGGAGCCTGGAGGACAGGATGCTGCAGGAGTTTTTTGTCAAGTCCAAGAAAAG GTTGAAAATATAGTTAAAGGTCTTCCAAGTGGTTCCTTTGGAAACCCTGTGCTAAGTAAATCTCTTTCTGGTCAACAATGG aGGAAGTTGCACAGCATAAACAGTGATCTTTCCTCAGAATACGAGTGTCGCCGCAGGATGTTGATCAAACGACTGGACGTCACAGTTCAGTCATTTGGGTGGTCAGACAGGGCCAAG gtgagGGTGGACAGTATGGCGAGAGAATATCAGCCTAGGAGACACTCTCTCAGGCCACAGTCTACAGTGGACATGGCTGAGCTGCTGGCTGCCAGAGAAGACATCTGCAATGTGGTGAAGACGAGCAGCGGCTCCATGAGGGAGAAAACGAGTTGTGCTGTCAACAAG GTCCTAATGGGGAGGGTCCCAGACAGAGGAGGACGTCCATCAGAGATGCATGCTCCGGCCCCAGAGATGCCTCCCtggcaagaaagaaaagaaggaaaaggtgGTGGCTGGGATGGGAGGGGTGGCAATCGGGGAAGAAGAAGTGAAGGTTGGAGAGGAGGTGGGTGGAACCAAGGAGGACGTGGTGGATATGGAGGCTACAGAGGAAATGGAAGACGCTATTAG
- the spred1 gene encoding sprouty-related, EVH1 domain-containing protein 1 produces MSEDSTNPNNDDSYARVRAVVMTRDDSSGGWLPLGGGGLSCVTVYKVSRAEDSSSTHSGGSGGSNSNLSPCSHSPSSSPSPSPSPSPSPTAVEFHIKGERLKDKLVVLECILQKDVVYNKVNPIFHHWRINDKKFGLTFQSPADARAFDRGIRRAIEDISQGCRSFGEGDAPEDGIPVCEEPPSICTPMKEPFSPLNNVVSTEPFRGCYVRAQPFDEFPSTNRRYLPPQVSFKSTRHVSFHMDEEEIVRINPRKDVLIRGYEDYRHPVMWKPEADREDLDFPSTFHKLDSKKCEYLFPDGPGGDSHSGPGMGIGTGIGLGLGKDTAIKTQPSPLLKSKKGRRRREDGERSRCIYCREMFNHEDNWRGQCQDAPDPIKQCIYKVSCMLCAESMLYHCMSDSEGDFSDPCSCDTADEQFCLRWLALVALSFIAPCMCCYLPLRACHHCGEACRCCGGKHKAAG; encoded by the exons CTCCAGTGGTGGGTGGCTTCCCCTGGGGGGTGGAGGCCTTAGCTGTGTCACCGTCTATAAGGTCAGCCGGGCGgaggacagcagcagcacccACAGTGGAGGCAGCGGAGGAAGCAACAGCAACCTTAGCCCCTGCAGCCACAGTCCCAGTTCCAGTCCCAGCCCCAGCCCTAgtcccagccccagccccaccGCTGTGGAGTTCCACATCAAGGGGGAGAGGCTCAAAGACAAGTTG GTGGTTCTGGAATGTATCCTACAGAAAGATGTAGTATACAACAAAGTCAACCCCATCTTTCACCACTGGAGGATCAACGACAAGAAGTTCGGACTGACTTTCCAGAGCCCCGCTGACGCCCGCGCGTTCGACCGGGGCATACGCCGGGCCATTGAGGACATCAGCCAAG GTTGTCGGTCATTTGGGGAAGGGGACGCCCCTGAGGATGGAATACCG GTGTGTGAGGAACCTCCCTCCATCTGCACACCGATGAAGGAGCCCTTTTCTCCTCTGAACAACGTCGTCTCCACTGAGCCATTCAGGGGCTGCTACGTCCGTGCCCAGCCCTTCGACGAGTTCCCTTCCACCAACCGTCGCTACCTGCCTCCACAG GTCTCCTTTAAATCAACCCGTCATGTCAGCTTTCACATGGACGAAGAGGAAATTGTCCGCATCAACCCACGTAAAGACGTGCTTATCCGCGGTTATGAGGACTACCGTCACCCTGTTATGTGGAAACCGGAGGCAGACCGTGAGGACCTGGACTTCCCTTCAACCTTCCACAAACTGGACAGTAAGAAGTGTGAGTACCTCTTTCCGGACGGCCCTGGTGGGGACTCCCACTCCGGCCCTGGTATGGGCATTGGAACAGGAATAGGCCTCGGCCTGGGTAAGGACACAGCCATCAAAACTCAGCCCTCGCCCCTCCTCAAGTCGAAGAAGGGCCGGCGGCGGCGAGAGGACGGCGAGCGTTCGCGCTGCATCTACTGCCGCGAGATGTTCAACCACGAAGACAACTGGCGGGGGCAGTGCCAAGACGCTCCCGACCCGATCAAGCAGTGCATCTACAAAGTCAGCTGCATGCTGTGCGCCGAGAGCATGCTGTACCACTGCATGTCCGACTCCGAGGGAGACTTCTCGGACCCCTGCTCTTGCGACACGGCGGACGAGCAGTTCTGTCTGCGCTGGCTGGCCCTGGTGGCGCTCTCCTTCATCGCGCCGTGCATGTGCTGCTACCTGCCTCTGCGCGCCTGTCACCACTGTGGCGAGGCCTGTCGCTGCTGTGGGGGCAAGCACAAGGCCGCGGGGTGA
- the fam98b gene encoding protein FAM98B isoform X2: MMECDILDSLEQLGYDGPLLEEKALLRAAEGGLSSVEFVNLCRWLASRLNPLCGLEESISSGPDNIDSLQVEMSGLLKELHCPHEETVSGILKGSLSNPEDCLKFALFLCSELQAAQILRSTQLFDKSQNENQVFRDLQLMCETLSLPEPGGQDAAGVFCQVQEKVENIVKGLPSGSFGNPVLSKSLSGQQWRKLHSINSDLSSEYECRRRMLIKRLDVTVQSFGWSDRAKVRVDSMAREYQPRRHSLRPQSTVDMAELLAAREDICNVVKTSSGSMREKTSCAVNKVLMGRVPDRGGRPSEMHAPAPEMPPWQERKEGKGGGWDGRGGNRGRRSEGWRGGGWNQGGRGGYGGYRGNGRRY; encoded by the exons ATGATGGAGTGTGACATTTTGGACTCGTTAGAGCAGCTTGG CTATGACGGccctctgctggaggagaaggcGCTGCTCAGAGCTGCTGAGGGAGGCCTGTCTTCTGTGGAGTTCGTAAACCTGTGCAGGTGGCTGGCATCCCGTTTAAACCCACTGTGTGGTCTGGAAGAGAGCATTTCTTCAGGACCAG ACAACATAGACAGTCTTCAGGTGGAGATGAGTGGTTTGCTGAAGGAGTTGCACTGTCCTCATGAAGAAACTGTGTCAGGGATTCTCAAGGGCAGCTTGTCAAATCCAGAAGACTGCCTCAAGTTTGCCT TGTTTTTATGCTCTGAGCTCCAAGCAGCTCAGATTCTTAGGAGCACGCAGCTCTTTGATAAATCCCAAAATGAGAATCAAGTGTTTCGGGATCTCCAGTTGATGTGTGAAACACTGAGCTTACCGGAGCCTGGAGGACAGGATGCTGCAGGAGTTTTTTGTCAAGTCCAAGAAAAG GTTGAAAATATAGTTAAAGGTCTTCCAAGTGGTTCCTTTGGAAACCCTGTGCTAAGTAAATCTCTTTCTGGTCAACAATGG aGGAAGTTGCACAGCATAAACAGTGATCTTTCCTCAGAATACGAGTGTCGCCGCAGGATGTTGATCAAACGACTGGACGTCACAGTTCAGTCATTTGGGTGGTCAGACAGGGCCAAG gtgagGGTGGACAGTATGGCGAGAGAATATCAGCCTAGGAGACACTCTCTCAGGCCACAGTCTACAGTGGACATGGCTGAGCTGCTGGCTGCCAGAGAAGACATCTGCAATGTGGTGAAGACGAGCAGCGGCTCCATGAGGGAGAAAACGAGTTGTGCTGTCAACAAG GTCCTAATGGGGAGGGTCCCAGACAGAGGAGGACGTCCATCAGAGATGCATGCTCCGGCCCCAGAGATGCCTCCCtggcaagaaagaaaagaaggaaaaggtgGTGGCTGGGATGGGAGGGGTGGCAATCGGGGAAGAAGAAGTGAAGGTTGGAGAGGAGGTGGGTGGAACCAAGGAGGACGTGGTGGATATGGAGGCTACAGAGGAAATGGAAGACGCTATTAG